From the genome of Rhododendron vialii isolate Sample 1 chromosome 10a, ASM3025357v1:
CTAGTTTTTCGGTTCAACTTCACATCAGCTTCTTAGGCTGTGCTCGAAAATTTCGATCGTGGATATGTCGAGGGAAAGCTACAGGTCAAGAAGGATATAAGAAAAAAACGAAATGAGAAAGGCCCTTACCATTTTCCTTTCACTTGTTATAACTCTccacaaatccatgatccaaacacagccttagaGTCTAGTATGGATTTATGCGAACTGTTCATGTTCATGTGTTTTACCCAGAAAGAGGAAGATAGGGAAGGATAAGCAAAGAGAGTCACTGAGAGTACTAAGTAAATATGGGGTTCTTCAGCttcatgttttcatttcctagAGCTGTAGGCAAGAAAAGTGATTACAAAATCATGAATCCGATTCAGGACAGCGAATTCTAGATTGCATGTTTCTAATAATATCCATTTTGGATGAACAGAGAATAGAATTTATAAGtcaaaagtttaaaaatgtgagaACCAAGTAGAATAACCAACCATCAAGTTATGTTCTGTGAATTTCAGTTGACAATGCTTTCCTATATTATCTGCTGGTGTACTGAGATGCATGTATAATTGCATCAGAGTCCCCGGGCCATTCTTCTTTACCACGTTGATCTCCCCGCCCATCTTGTTCACCTGTTAGCACCTCCCAACATAAGATCGAGTAAGGGGATCAAGAGTAGAATggtgaaacaaaacaaagaacagAATAGTTCAACGTGTTTAGGTAAAACGAAAAATTACAAATAGCTATCATTCAGTTCAAAAAAGATTGAGTTACGAGCGTTTTATAGATGAGGATTTTACTTACCAATGTTCGAACAATGCAAAGGCCAAGACCAGTGCCACCATACCTGAAAATGGAAAGATTACATAAGGTGGGTTTGTTACATCACATCACAACTATCGTAACAGCACAATAGTCTACGCTTTTACTCATTCCTTGATGCTTTACAAATATACTTACATTCGAGTTGTTGAGGGATCGGCTTGTTCAAAGCTTTCAAAAACCGACTCCCACTTGCATGGATCAATTCCTACcataaggaagaaaaaaaacgaaCGAAATGTTAGATCTCGTTTCATGGAATTTGTTATGCCTTTAGTCAAGTGATTATTTACATACATTCTCTAAAGAAGCTGTCTTATTCTTACCACAACCAGTATCATCAACTTCAAACCAAAGAACCACTTTGTTCTCGTTCTTGCAGCATCTCTTTGGGTGGTTTACATATTGCTTCAAATTCCTTTTACGGGTATTCCACGGTTCCTTTGCATCGAGGGGGAACTTCCTGGTGTCACTACAAGTGTTTGGATTCTCACACCATCCCCGCAGAACAATGTAACCAGCTGCAAGCCACTAGAAAACTTGAACCATGCAGTTTTGAACTTAATTCCCTACGGAAATTTGACTCTGGAAAATGCATGAAGTTCTGTTGATAGTTTCACTTACATGTTGTAAACTTGAGAGAATTGCTGATGAGGTTTGCAAATATTTGAACCACTCTTGCGGAGTCTCCTTGAACTAATCTTGGCATATCATCTATGCAAGAGGCAAAGAATAAATAGCAATAATCCCACGTCAGAAACCAATCAGTGTAGAACAGCAGATATATTTAAGTTCTTTTTGTCAACCATAAGAGCTATGATGGAGATCtttatgcaaaaaatattaTGCTCATATGGTTCATACCGGAGAGGTCTAGAATAGTCTCCACATTGTGGTTAATGCACTGCACAGAGAACATATCAACGAGCCCTTCCAGTTCTCTCCCTAAGTCAAACTCAGATTCTTCCAGCACTAGTTTTCCAGATTCGACCTATATTTCAAATGATATCCCAATATGATTCATCAGAAAGCGCTGCAGTATCCTGATAGAGCATTAGTTATTAGGTTCTTGGTTATTCTGCTTCTAAACAATTGACGATATTATGCTGGAAATAAACATTAGCTTCACTAGGAAAACGCCACTGGAATTATATATAGTTCTTGAAACTGGTAATGGACTCTGGTATTAGTATTTGAACTTCTTGCAACTTCAAATTACTTCGTTTCTCTGTTATGGTATATGCACATGAGACGACCGGTTTGATTTCTTGTCATTCTACAATATTaattcttttttgataactcggtATCTAGACCAAAGCACTGACTAATCTGGTGGACCAATGTGATGGAGTACCTATCTTTGTTTCTCACCTTACTGAGATCCAAAATATTGTTGAGAAGCCGGAGTAATGCAGTTGAGCATTTACGAATTTGAGTAATCGTTGAAAATTGCTCGTTTGTCAGATAATCGTCACACATAAGGATGTCCAACAGTCCAATCACTGCAGCCATAGGTGTTCGTAGTTCATGACTGCCACAACAGAAGCAGCTTTTACCATCATAACATATTATGCCACAGGACAGATAATATGCAATTATGTATGGTTtctcacaagaaaaaaaaaaaaattcaaatgcatGTAGATTTGAAAATGATACCCACCTCATGTTTGCTAAAAACTGGCTTTTGTAGTTGCTAGAGGCCTCTGCCTTTCTCCTTGCATCCAAGTGGCTTATCAACTCTGCTCTTAGTTTCATTTCCTTTGACACCCCATTTGTCAATATGAAGATGCAAACACATCCAATAACTAGGATACACAGTGATGCCGATATCAAAATTACCAACGTTTTAAAGGCTCTCTCGTCTACCTTCCCCATTATATATTTCCTCGGAATGATAATCACCCCCACCTgtacaaaattttattcctcACAATTGTATTCTCTTTGCAATAGGCATAGGTAAAATCAATGTAAGCTCAACAAACAATAAAGCACTGTCGATTCCTTTAAGCTTTGTGAAAAAAAAGACCGAAgtgaaatataattttagcTGCAATATTCTTAGGCCACAAACACCTAAGACCTGAATTCCAGAACTATGTTGTGCATGGATAATGGATTTATGGAAGGTTTACCAAggtaaaaggaaaatgataggAAATCAAAAGCCCGAATTTACGTTCTTCAAATCATTTTTATATCGTTCCCTTTCACTCAATTAAtcccatgatccaaacacaccttataagaaatgaaatttcaaTGGAATATAAGAGATATAcattaaaagaaacaaaaacttaCCATTGGAAGCCTCTTTAAGTCAAGGAAAAATGAGTCAATGTAATAAAGCTGGTGTCCAAGCCTTGCATTCTCTACATGAACCCCATGATTCTGAGGAAACTTGTTCCCATACTCCCTCTTCAACAACTCAGCTCCCATACGTATCACAGGATCATTTGAATCAGTAGGCCTCATAAGCTTAGGCCCTGTTGTTGAATTCATCAGCAGAGGTGCATTTGTGGAAGTAGCAAGCAACCATCCCTCTTGAGAGGTCAAGTAAATGTGTCCACTGTGAAACTCAACTAATTCTTTCATCAACTGGCCTACACTATAAAGCGCGGTAGTAACTCCCACAACTGCCACAATACTCCCATTAGCAGCATCCCGAACTGGTAATGCAGCTGAAAGCAAAGGCGAATCTGTATATTTACTCACTGCCACGTGCCACGATGCTGCACCATCTGGGACTTGTGAAATCCCTGCAATATTGATTTGTTCATCTGGAGGGATTTTCCTTGGTTTCCCTATCCCTTCACCGGTGGCAGGATCAAGCGGCTCCCGGTACCAAACAGCAGTGGTGTTATTGCGAACTGATTGATCGCTCCACCCTCCGCGAGATGAAAAGGTGTTTGTGTCATAAGAACCACTGATTGAGTAATTCACAAGGTCAGAAAAGATGTAGAATGTGTTGTTACTCCTGTGATCCCTATGGAAAGCTTGGACAAACCCGTTTTTGTAATTTATAGTTATCGATTTTAGAGCCTTACGACTCGCAAATAAAGCCCATGTCACATCCTTCATCACTTCATAGAGCtgctaaaaattaaaaattaaaaaaattaacagaatTACCAGAACAAAGGATAAGATTAAATAGAGAATGGCTGGGAAATGAAACCACCTCCACTTGTTGTGCTTGATTAACGGGCTTGCTGTACCGTCTGATGACAGACTCCGACAATTTTACTTGTGCTGTGGTTATTTCAACTGTGGAATTCAAGACGTTCCACATTCGCAGTATGGGACGTTGTAGAAGTTCAAACCGGAGGCCAAACGCTAGATTTTCCAGCGATTTTGCTGTGTAGACCCTTGTGAAATGCCATGTTAGCAAGGTTAGGAGTCCTATCAAAATTGCTAGCATCACCTGCATGAAGCCATTGCCACAACTACCATGTAACTGGACATAAATGATGCCAAGAATTTGTTTCTAGAAAACATAAAAACCATCTCCAAAATTGctaaatggaaagaaaaataaccaAGACAGACTCAGTTGAGTCTCCCTGCTCGGTTAATAGTTTTCCAGGATCACTTTTTTGTGTTAACAAAAACACTCATCGTTTTCATACCATGTTCATTTTTTATCATAAATATGAACTTGTTTTTGAAGATTGATCCAAAACAGTGACTCTGAAAACTGCAACCAAACGCGGGTAatgatccctttttttttttcttcttgtttctaGAAGAAGGAAAATATGACTAACCATGATTGTAAGGCGAACTACAAAGACGCTGTAGTATGAGGAAAGGCAATGGCTACTTGCATACGGGAACTCTTCTTGTTCAACATCTCTATGGAAAGTTCTTCGGCTTCTGGAGGGAGATTGGTTCCTTTCCCAAGAATTGCAAAAGTCAGAAACTCTTTTGCATACCCTTTTCAGCTGTGAAGCCATTGGTGTGGTTTGAGTGAGGTGGTGGAGATTCAGAGCTCATAGGGGGGTTCCATCTAGCTACTCTCTTTCCTATTTCTATCTTCCAAAATAGCAAGCCAGTATGAGATTGCAACTGAACATTTTgcaagtagagagagagagagagagagagagagagagagaagttgataTTTATACTAGTGTCACTACCAACCTTTTAGAGGCACAACAATAGCAAGTAGCTTTCAAAGTTGGAGGAGGTGTAGTGTTATTCACTTATTCCTCATCCatacctcccccccccccccccccccccccccccccccttttttcaATTCTCTTTGACAAATTTGGACCGTTGTAATTATGGAATGGAATTGCCAAAAACCATTCTTGACCAAGTACAGTCTTCTTTAACTttccaaaagccaaaacccaagGAGATTTTGTAATCAAACCGTAGTAGAAATCTCGTGAGCTTTTTTGTGTTGATGGTTTTTCTTTGATAACTGAGTATCGGGCCAACTTGtacgcaccttgactaatttcaAAACCTTAAAGTTAACAACTAGGTAAACCTTGAGTAATtccaagagtttttttttttctagcggTGAGAGTTTTATATGCAAGCTTGCCGGTAAGCCTCTTACTTATTGTTGTGCTCCCACTCAACCAACCATTTCACTTTGGCTCTTGCTAACCTCAGCCTATTAGGCGACGGATAACATGCAAATAATTCCAAACAAATTCGAATTTCAATACATATTTCACGGATATTAATATACTTTCACATATATCAATGCACTTTATCAGATATCAATGTATTTTTTACCTATTATTCTCTACCTCTAGGGCAGAGGTTagaaattttcttttactttattcttttatgTGTTTTGATGGTTGGATATCCAAGACCTAGGATCCTAAATTAACCATGGATAAACAGGATGTCCCTTCAATGTTTTCTTTCAACATATGTGGATTCTTGACAAAGGAACAAATAAATGACTATGATTTGGTCCTAGTGATTCCAAGCAGAAGTTATTATGCACCACAACTAAGAATCATTTTTCCTCCCCTTCAAATATAACAAAGCCATGAGTTTCAAGATTGTGATCCCAAAAGTGATCACACTTGTCTTCCTTGATTgaacaaaatccaaatgtaATCAAAGAATTTGAATATGGCAAATAAGGAATAGGAAAAACGGAATCATATACATGTTGAATGACAATGAAGGGTTTTTCTTCCTATAAGCAAAATATTCATGATATGACAACcacgaagaagaaaataaacaaccTAACAAGCAAAATCAAAGTAAGGACACAACGATTTACGTAGTTCTGAACAAGCCTAAGCTTTCACGTATTCCACAGGCGCAGAGTGAGAGAGGTTTTACTATGAACAAGGAGAGATTACAAAGAACTGGCTTTGTCCTTCACCCTCAAAGAAGCACGCAACAATGTCAGGGACAAAACGCCAGTGGAACTTGAAAGGGAGAGCAAACCCAAGTGGAACCGAAATAGATACCCAAAACACTAATATCAAGCCCGTAAGACAAACTCTAGTAAACCCCAAGGTCCCTTGGTGTAGGTTagcacaaaaaataagccaaatctGACATAAAAACGCATGCATTCGGTGTCGATGACCCCTTCCAGACGAAATATACCGAGATCAGCGGTTTTTCCCAAGAACACACTCGTCGGGCGGACGTGACTCCAGTCCGGACAGAGGTTGCCCAAATTCAAGGCACTGCATAATAATTCAGGTATTAACTCTTTTAGTGGTGCCAATTAAATTGGAAGGAAGAATACAGCTGCAACAAATTGAATTATATAATTAAGCTACCTCCAAATGGAATTTCCATCTTCAAATCCCATTACTAGCTTAAACCCGAAGGCCCCTTATAAAGTCTTAAATAACTTAGATCGAGCTACTAAAAAATTGCTGCAAATCCATATAAAGCTAATCAGTGCAGGGGTTTAACAGGCAGAAACAACTTTCAAACTTCCCATTTACCTCTGATGCGTTTCAAAGTTTCCTTCCAAATGTTTTAAATAAAGATCGTTACGTAACTGAATTTTGGACCTTTGATTTGTTGTTTACTTACATGCCAGCCAATACGGTCTTATGGCATTCACCTACCGAGAATtggaaaataaaggaaacaacaCAAAATTACTAATATTTTTGACACGTCCCTGTGGTCTTAAAGTGAACATTCCCTTAGACTTGTCCGTACTTGGGTCCGTGCAATATTTTACAGGCCCAACAAAGAGGCTTTGAGGGTGAATATGACAacaagatataaaaaaaaaaaaatccgaaagGTTTGGTCAAGTGGATATTAgaaaataattgtttttttttctatgaggTCGAATGTTTGAATTTCACAGATAAAAATTCCAAACCTTGAGGCCACTGAAGGATTTGTCCGATCGTTAATTTTAGGGCTCtggaattaatcgaggtgcatACAAACTGACCaagacatccggttataaaaaaaaaaggattgggagatgctgccaagcagaggtgcttggcagcggtgccgagcgcatctcggccgtccaaaagtgttttggatggcccggatgtaaaggtaccgaacggatttaaaaaaaaagaaaaagaaaaggaaaaagatgtttcgattcgggccgttgattccgagatgaacggccggattggctgctcggcacccgctcggcaggggtgccgctcggcagggtccccgggtcctaAAAAAAAGGCAACAAGAAAAACGAGGAAGAAAGAGAACTCAGTGGTCGGTTTATCTTTGGAGAAAGTGATGccaaatctccctctctctctctctctctctctctctctctctctctcaaaatcttgTTTGGCAAGGGCGGCCATAAATAATATTATGTAAACCGAAGGTGTGAGCGTGCAACTATTGTGCATTATTCACCTGGACTTTTGAGTGCTGCTTTTGAGCCTCTAATAAACATTGCACTAGTGACTCTTTCCACCTTAAAATACATTACCCGAGATAATGGCTCAGGCTTACTTAAATAATTCCGGAACTCTGAAGTTAACGACCAGACGAACCCTTCATTGGCCTCactgtttgaaatgtttggcctccaTAAGATTCAAACATGCAATGTTATGGAAGATAATCACTTATTTACTTTCCAATGCCCACGAATGCCTATTGTTATGGTCTTGTTTTACCCGGCACAAATTTGTGGAGATCAGTATGTGAAAAGCATGTTACTTATGTTTTTCCTTCACTCACTTTGCTTCATGGGATTTTGCTCTCCAATTTGTCAATTTCATGCTTGGTGAAAATCATTTCTTTACCATACAAAGCAGGGAGGCCACCCACCCATTATGGTTTTTCTGTCCAGAGCgctacttttcatttttttaaaaatgacactCATTGGAAAATTTACATGAAAAACTGCTCAGAATTTAAAATTTACGGCATAGATTTTAACTTCTTATTGCGGGTCACCGTCCCAAGGGAGTCTTGTCCTTGGATATCAAATTGCAGGCGAATTTTCCGGGTAAGTAGTGCTGCTCAAATCTACCCTGTTGTGCTAATGTTGAATTTAGCGGTTATCGATTTGACCCAGTTACAGTAAGGTAAATTAGTGACTTTGGCCTAAATCTTTGCACGGGGTGTCCGATTGTTGTGATTCTTGTTGTAATATACAAATGGAGGGTTAAAGTTTtcttaacaaaagaaaataccgTGGCAGCCTATGATACATGTATAGAGGTTAAAGGAAGTTACCGAAAGAGAAGTTCGCAAATTGTGCTTAAGTTTTTGTAATCGGGTTCTTATCAGGACAAGCCGTTTTCGTCGTTTTTTAGCGGTGTCAATCTTGTAATGTTTCCATTCTAAAAACTCTAATTATTTTAAGTAGAAAGTAAAGAAGAAAGTATAGTCACTGTCATAACCAAATATCTGTATCATTTGAGtggtgtatgtatgtatttattGGGGCTGGAAGGTTATGACACTTCAGGAGCATCTGATTCGTTTAGCAAGGGTTATGAAAAAGTATGTGGCCATTGGAGAGGTATTGGTGCAAATGGAAAGGAACAAAGACATCACATTCCATGATATCCCATGTTGGTGTCCCCATAATGCAGATTAACAGATAAATATCACACAATGACTTGTCTAGAATGTGGTTAATTTCCCTTGGCTATTTACCTAGGGATGGTAGGGTCCATCATCTAGTGGGTTCCCCACAGGAGCTCTCCTTAGCCACAAGGACTAATGTTTGCACAGTATGTGTTAATCAAGCACTGGCCAACAGTGAAGTTTCCAGGCAACGATTGGCGCAGTGGTAGTCACTTGCAACTCAGAGCTTCAGAAAGTTTTTTTAGTCAGGGTTCGAGTTTGACTCCCCCAGCATGTGATTAGTTCTTATGCTGGGGTTAGTCCACACGCAACATACTCGGAGTTTCAGAaagttttggtttgggtttgacGCCACCAGCCTGCTATTAGTTCCTGTGTTGGGTTAGTCCACACAAAACTTTACCCGGACTTTAATTAGGCCACTGGTGGTGAATGTTGGGCTCGGTCCCAAATTGATTGGTCCATTCGGTCCATTAGACAATAAAGAGTTGTTAGATATAATCCAAACAAAGGAACAAAATACCATGGTCCTAGGAGGACACCACTTAGACTCGCAAGAGAAGTTTCCGATCACCAATAGCCTAAAATACTTCCATTGCGACAAAATGGAGCCCACACAAGACCTGTATGACCCGTTTGTCAGGCGGATAAGATTTTGGGTGGATAAGAGGTGGATATGTTACGAGGAGGTTTAGTTAAGGAGTGGGATTAACTTATACTTGGTTTGAGTTGTAGGTCGTTGATATGGGTGGATAAGAGTAGGTAGATGAGAATGGATGATGTAAAAACTTACTTGGTTGTCATCATTAAATTATTACATTGAGAATTAAAAAGGTTTGAGAGGTAATTTGGCCTTTCGCACTTGTCCATAAGCTTGAGTTGATAGATAATGAGGAAGTGCATAGGATAACAAGAGTCATCTAAAGCAGAATGATCATGGGTGGAAAATGATGTGTACTTGGGATATCATTAAATAACAATTGATTATTGATTGATGAAAGAGTTAAAAGAATGATTCAAGAAAATAATGTTTACCAACCTAGTAAAATATTAAATcattacttaccaaaaaaaaatattaaatcaTCAGAAAGACTCTGcacaaacaaaaggaaaaaaaagtagattttaGTGATAGCTACAAATCTCAATTTACGTACTAAACATATGGATTCACATATATCCAACTAAAACACacagaaagaaagaatagttgTTTCGtacctaaaaataaactttaaaacCAAAGGCTTCTCAAATTTCGCCTTCGTTGGGCCGGTACGAATCATTGTTGTGATTAAGTAAGTTATCTTTCCTCGTAATCTAGAGTTGAACGGAAGAATAGGAGGAggttcattttttgtttcctgAACAGTATGGAAAAGATCGACAATGTCCCATCTCAATATGATGGCCAGAAGGAGTCACGACTCACGGAATAACGGATAAGCTTACAACAAATGACTACAACAAGAACTACAGTCAGCTTTTTTGAGCCATCTTCTACAGTGAATGATATCTACAGAATCTAACAGGAAAAGGGCATTTTTAATAACATGTTAAGGAGACAAGACAAGCGGAGCTCACAATCTGATGGAAATGGATACCGTAGAAGTTCAAATGCACATATAATTACTTGGAACTcttggatttctttttcttctcagcAGCCAGAGTTTTGGCGGCGGACTTGGTTAAGGTGGTGGGCTTTAGAACACTTTTAGGGTTGAGAGCCTTCCGAATCTTGAAAACAGCCCATGCCGTCCCAACAGCGTGCCCTGCAGCATCAAGTCCTTCACTTGTTGCCTTAGCTGCCTCTTCCCCATACCTGTACTGGGTCAAATGCTATTCTTCAAATTCACATTTCCCACATAAATCTGAGGTGACAAGCTTTTCTgagttaaaaattatgattgcATAAGTTTGAAAATCTAACTATGAAACCTTGAATGTCTTTTGAGAACTTAGGATGTCCAAGTCAGCCTACACACACCTCGAGTAATCCCTaggggaccaatcccaccgtccaTTAGTGGCAGGCCCTTTTAATTCCGGGACAAAGTCTCACACGAACTAGCCCCATCAGTCTGTCTGCTAGATAGGAAAACTCCTAGGAATATCTTGTATCAGCACTTTGGGcaattagcaattttttttctgCAGGACTTCGAAAAATTTGTTTCATGTAGCTTCACAAGGAAATTTTGAGCCATGGGTAGAGGACCCTTTAAACATAGGGCCTAATCCAACGAAGAAATTGAGTATTGTAATGCTGCTTTGGTAAGTGGCATCAAAATATATGTTACACTCTTGTTTCCCTATTCTGAAGTCTAAATGTGTGAATTATCCTTGCCAAAGACTTGACACTCGTGTACAAGGGCTATGGTATATGTTACCGACATATCCAAGTTACAAGGGCTATGGTATATGTTACTGACGTGTCCAATTGGACATGCACCTCACACCATGGCCAGTAATTGAGTTATCATAGAACTGCAACTCACACATTTGTTAACTATCATTGTATCACTGCCATATACTGTAGAATAGAGAAGACAAATAATTTTGGTGCCCGTGAGCATCAAAATCAAATGAATACGACTTTCTGACAAATGTCACAATTTCCTACATCAGACACCCCAAACCATATTTCTATCAGCACACTGCAGTGTATCGAGAATACTCTGCCAAGGCCATTATGTATGTTTATATTCATTTTTCACCTGATGGATCCTGCAATAATTTATTGTGatgtgttgaaaaatgtatgcattataatttgtgaaaatatatatgcatctctattaattattttgatgattaattcaatgatatttttattcggcaaatacaaaattatcgaaaagtcgattcccgaactaaatattttcgtgaccttgaaatatagcataaagtctcttggattcatgatttatatttacaaagactttattgagcttgttacccaaattatgcaacctagagggggggtgaataggattgctagtaataattaccaataaaaatttatctctaacaatatatgcaaacaataagtatgcaatcaaaatagagagatagagagatagaacccgtttatagtggttcggtccggatttgtccacggtccggccctactccacttctcctcaagcaattacttgaaggttagactaatctttaaaagattacaacttgtaagtcttgcgggtgcttacaagaaccgaatgcctctagctttcccgaggagctagcacaaccgcaagaattttctccgaaaacttctcaaaaacaataacacccaaattc
Proteins encoded in this window:
- the LOC131302572 gene encoding histidine kinase 1 isoform X1 — its product is MASQLKRVCKRVSDFCNSWERNQSPSRSRRTFHRDVEQEEFPYASSHCLSSYYSVFVVRLTIMVMLAILIGLLTLLTWHFTRVYTAKSLENLAFGLRFELLQRPILRMWNVLNSTVEITTAQVKLSESVIRRYSKPVNQAQQVEQLYEVMKDVTWALFASRKALKSITINYKNGFVQAFHRDHRSNNTFYIFSDLVNYSISGSYDTNTFSSRGGWSDQSVRNNTTAVWYREPLDPATGEGIGKPRKIPPDEQINIAGISQVPDGAASWHVAVSKYTDSPLLSAALPVRDAANGSIVAVVGVTTALYSVGQLMKELVEFHSGHIYLTSQEGWLLATSTNAPLLMNSTTGPKLMRPTDSNDPVIRMGAELLKREYGNKFPQNHGVHVENARLGHQLYYIDSFFLDLKRLPMVGVIIIPRKYIMGKVDERAFKTLVILISASLCILVIGCVCIFILTNGVSKEMKLRAELISHLDARRKAEASSNYKSQFLANMSHELRTPMAAVIGLLDILMCDDYLTNEQFSTITQIRKCSTALLRLLNNILDLSKVESGKLVLEESEFDLGRELEGLVDMFSVQCINHNVETILDLSDDMPRLVQGDSARVVQIFANLISNSLKFTTSGYIVLRGWCENPNTCSDTRKFPLDAKEPWNTRKRNLKQYVNHPKRCCKNENKVVLWFEVDDTGCGIDPCKWESVFESFEQADPSTTRMYGGTGLGLCIVRTLVNKMGGEINVVKKNGPGTLMQLYMHLSTPADNIGKHCQLKFTEHNLMVLLALNGRMGRLIMSQWLQKNEVSTREASEWNELTQILQEIFQAKSYAEPREYSKAESFNKQNAKDSIFLIVVDIGLLDLNTDVWREQLNFLNTYCGKAKFAWILNHDTSNTIKLELRSKGHLLMVNRPLYKAKMIQILEAVVKEKNLELQNKLNSFKSTKEEGDLHVCLEMDSIRYDAASSDDSDKPEMEPSACPSQSETVNNCFVNDFTPNDQNRTRSKFCENPKSLELSCSSKVVNGQKSLEGLRILLAEDTPVLQRVATIMLQKLGASVVVVGDGMQAVDALSALENDYARNETKIGECPSYDLILMDCQMPKMDGYEATKAIRKSEMESGSHIPIVALTAHAMSSDEAKCLEVGMDAYLTKPIDSKLMVSTILSLTRRTA
- the LOC131302572 gene encoding histidine kinase 1 isoform X3, producing MASQLKRVCKRVSDFCNSWERNQSPSRSRRTFHRDVEQEEFPYASSHCLSSYYSVFVVRLTIMVMLAILIGLLTLLTWHFTRVYTAKSLENLAFGLRFELLQRPILRMWNVLNSTVEITTAQVKLSESVIRRYSKPVNQAQQVEQLYEVMKDVTWALFASRKALKSITINYKNGFVQAFHRDHRSNNTFYIFSDLVNYSISGSYDTNTFSSRGGWSDQSVRNNTTAVWYREPLDPATGEGIGKPRKIPPDEQINIAGISQVPDGAASWHVAVSKYTDSPLLSAALPVRDAANGSIVAVVGVTTALYSVGQLMKELVEFHSGHIYLTSQEGWLLATSTNAPLLMNSTTGPKLMRPTDSNDPVIRMGAELLKREYGNKFPQNHGVHVENARLGHQLYYIDSFFLDLKRLPMVGVIIIPRKYIMGKVDERAFKTLVILISASLCILVIGCVCIFILTNGVSKEMKLRAELISHLDARRKAEASSNYKSQFLANMSHELRTPMAAVIGLLDILMCDDYLTNEQFSTITQIRKCSTALLRLLNNILDLSKVESGKLVLEESEFDLGRELEGLVDMFSVQCINHNVETILDLSAGYIVLRGWCENPNTCSDTRKFPLDAKEPWNTRKRNLKQYVNHPKRCCKNENKVVLWFEVDDTGCGIDPCKWESVFESFEQADPSTTRMYGGTGLGLCIVRTLVNKMGGEINVVKKNGPGTLMQLYMHLSTPADNIGKHCQLKFTEHNLMVLLALNGRMGRLIMSQWLQKNEVSTREASEWNELTQILQEIFQAKSYAEPREYSKAESFNKQNAKDSIFLIVVDIGLLDLNTDVWREQLNFLNTYCGKAKFAWILNHDTSNTIKLELRSKGHLLMVNRPLYKAKMIQILEAVVKEKNLELQNKLNSFKSTKEEGDLHVCLEMDSIRYDAASSDDSDKPEMEPSACPSQSETVNNCFVNDFTPNDQNRTRSKFCENPKSLELSCSSKVVNGQKSLEGLRILLAEDTPVLQRVATIMLQKLGASVVVVGDGMQAVDALSALENDYARNETKIGECPSYDLILMDCQMPKMDGYEATKAIRKSEMESGSHIPIVALTAHAMSSDEAKCLEVGMDAYLTKPIDSKLMVSTILSLTRRTA
- the LOC131302572 gene encoding histidine kinase 1 isoform X2, which gives rise to MASQLKRVCKRVSDFCNSWERNQSPSRSRRTFHRDVEQEEFPYASSHCLSSYYSVFVVRLTIMVMLAILIGLLTLLTWHFTRVYTAKSLENLAFGLRFELLQRPILRMWNVLNSTVEITTAQVKLSESVIRRYSKPVNQAQQVELYEVMKDVTWALFASRKALKSITINYKNGFVQAFHRDHRSNNTFYIFSDLVNYSISGSYDTNTFSSRGGWSDQSVRNNTTAVWYREPLDPATGEGIGKPRKIPPDEQINIAGISQVPDGAASWHVAVSKYTDSPLLSAALPVRDAANGSIVAVVGVTTALYSVGQLMKELVEFHSGHIYLTSQEGWLLATSTNAPLLMNSTTGPKLMRPTDSNDPVIRMGAELLKREYGNKFPQNHGVHVENARLGHQLYYIDSFFLDLKRLPMVGVIIIPRKYIMGKVDERAFKTLVILISASLCILVIGCVCIFILTNGVSKEMKLRAELISHLDARRKAEASSNYKSQFLANMSHELRTPMAAVIGLLDILMCDDYLTNEQFSTITQIRKCSTALLRLLNNILDLSKVESGKLVLEESEFDLGRELEGLVDMFSVQCINHNVETILDLSDDMPRLVQGDSARVVQIFANLISNSLKFTTSGYIVLRGWCENPNTCSDTRKFPLDAKEPWNTRKRNLKQYVNHPKRCCKNENKVVLWFEVDDTGCGIDPCKWESVFESFEQADPSTTRMYGGTGLGLCIVRTLVNKMGGEINVVKKNGPGTLMQLYMHLSTPADNIGKHCQLKFTEHNLMVLLALNGRMGRLIMSQWLQKNEVSTREASEWNELTQILQEIFQAKSYAEPREYSKAESFNKQNAKDSIFLIVVDIGLLDLNTDVWREQLNFLNTYCGKAKFAWILNHDTSNTIKLELRSKGHLLMVNRPLYKAKMIQILEAVVKEKNLELQNKLNSFKSTKEEGDLHVCLEMDSIRYDAASSDDSDKPEMEPSACPSQSETVNNCFVNDFTPNDQNRTRSKFCENPKSLELSCSSKVVNGQKSLEGLRILLAEDTPVLQRVATIMLQKLGASVVVVGDGMQAVDALSALENDYARNETKIGECPSYDLILMDCQMPKMDGYEATKAIRKSEMESGSHIPIVALTAHAMSSDEAKCLEVGMDAYLTKPIDSKLMVSTILSLTRRTA